A genomic region of Streptomyces sp. R33 contains the following coding sequences:
- a CDS encoding NeuD/PglB/VioB family sugar acetyltransferase, with protein sequence MTAPSAPTGPTTQDLLIVGAGGFARETAQAVRDAVAADRERGRTPRWRLAGHLDDDPALHGRDVDGVPVLGAGDLVHRRPDARVVVCVGSPRDHAVRARVVRRLALPESRYATVVHPTAAVSASSVLGAGSVLLAHCVLTAAVRVGAHVAVMPHAVLTHDDTVGDFATLASGVRLGGGVRLGRGAYVGAGALVRENTTVGAWSLTGMGSTVLADVPPGEVWAGSPARRLRAAGGPALDELRADGEATGRGPETRTGPGTRTRPETRMGSTAG encoded by the coding sequence ATGACCGCGCCCAGCGCCCCGACGGGCCCGACCACCCAGGACCTGCTCATCGTCGGCGCGGGCGGATTCGCCCGCGAGACCGCCCAGGCCGTACGGGACGCGGTCGCCGCCGACCGGGAGCGCGGCCGCACCCCGCGGTGGCGGCTCGCCGGGCACCTGGACGACGACCCGGCCCTGCACGGCCGGGACGTCGACGGGGTGCCGGTGCTGGGCGCCGGCGACCTGGTGCACCGGCGGCCGGACGCCCGGGTCGTGGTGTGCGTCGGCAGTCCGCGCGACCACGCGGTACGGGCCCGCGTGGTACGGCGCCTGGCCCTGCCCGAGAGCCGGTACGCGACCGTGGTGCACCCCACGGCCGCCGTCTCGGCGTCCTCGGTGCTCGGCGCGGGCTCGGTGCTGCTCGCGCACTGCGTGCTGACCGCGGCCGTACGGGTCGGCGCCCACGTGGCCGTGATGCCGCACGCGGTCCTCACCCACGACGACACGGTCGGGGACTTCGCGACGCTCGCCTCCGGGGTCCGCCTCGGCGGCGGGGTGCGGCTGGGGCGGGGGGCGTACGTGGGCGCGGGCGCCCTCGTACGGGAGAACACCACGGTCGGCGCCTGGTCGCTGACCGGGATGGGAAGCACGGTCCTGGCCGATGTGCCGCCCGGCGAGGTGTGGGCCGGAAGCCCGGCCCGCCGGCTGCGCGCGGCGGGGGGCCCGGCGCTCGACGAGCTGCGGGCCGACGGCGAGGCGACCGGCCGGGGGCCGGAGACACGGACAGGGCCCGGGACACGCACGAGGCCGGAGACACGGATGGGGAGCACAGCCGGATGA
- a CDS encoding DegT/DnrJ/EryC1/StrS family aminotransferase, with product MNQIPLVDLKAAHAEVAQEIRAGFDRVLADTAFIGGEEVRAFERAYAAFTAVGHCVGVANGTDALELALRASGVGVGDEVVLPANTFIATAGAVARIGARPVLVDCLPDTLLMDPQAALDAVGRATRAVVPVHLYGQCAPAAELAAQLPSYVKVVEDAAQSQGATREGRSPGSGGIAATSFYPGKNLGAYGDAGAVVTDDEETADLVRALANHGGIAKYQHDVAGFNSRLDGLQAVVLRAKLARLADGNAARRAAAARYDALLGALAATGRLTLPVTADGNVHVWHLYVVRVSGADRDAVVGKLNAEGIGAGVHYPAPVHLTPAFGHLGHGRGDFPHAEQAADRMLSLPLFPQITAAQQQRVVDALTDALR from the coding sequence ATGAACCAGATACCGCTCGTGGACCTGAAGGCGGCGCACGCCGAGGTCGCGCAGGAAATACGCGCAGGATTCGACCGGGTGCTGGCCGACACCGCCTTCATCGGCGGTGAGGAGGTCCGGGCCTTCGAGCGCGCGTACGCGGCCTTCACCGCGGTAGGCCACTGCGTCGGCGTGGCCAACGGCACCGACGCACTCGAACTGGCCCTGCGCGCAAGCGGGGTGGGCGTCGGCGACGAGGTGGTACTGCCCGCGAACACGTTCATCGCCACGGCCGGCGCGGTCGCCCGGATCGGCGCGCGGCCGGTCCTGGTGGACTGCCTGCCCGACACGCTGCTGATGGACCCGCAGGCCGCGCTGGACGCGGTCGGCAGGGCCACGCGCGCGGTGGTCCCGGTGCACCTGTACGGGCAGTGCGCCCCCGCCGCCGAGCTGGCCGCGCAGCTGCCCTCCTACGTCAAGGTCGTCGAGGACGCCGCGCAGAGCCAGGGCGCCACGCGGGAGGGCCGCTCCCCGGGCAGCGGCGGGATCGCCGCGACCAGCTTCTACCCGGGCAAGAACCTGGGCGCCTACGGCGACGCGGGCGCGGTGGTCACCGACGACGAGGAGACGGCCGACCTCGTACGGGCCCTCGCCAACCACGGCGGCATCGCCAAGTACCAGCACGACGTGGCCGGGTTCAACAGCCGGCTCGACGGGCTGCAGGCCGTGGTCCTGCGGGCCAAGCTGGCCCGCCTCGCCGACGGGAACGCGGCCCGCCGCGCCGCCGCCGCCCGCTACGACGCGTTGCTGGGCGCTCTGGCGGCCACGGGACGCCTGACCCTGCCGGTCACCGCGGACGGCAACGTCCACGTGTGGCACCTGTACGTCGTCCGGGTCAGCGGCGCCGACCGCGACGCGGTCGTCGGCAAGCTCAACGCGGAGGGCATCGGCGCCGGCGTGCACTACCCGGCCCCGGTCCACCTCACCCCGGCCTTCGGACACCTCGGACACGGCCGCGGGGACTTCCCCCACGCCGAGCAGGCCGCGGACCGGATGCTCTCCCTCCCGCTCTTCCC
- a CDS encoding Gfo/Idh/MocA family protein, translating to MKESEKAPEKESERDAAKGAGREGGVAGAWPAKPLGVAVIGAGYWGPNLVRNFQSSPGFRLRWLCDLNVDRARQVLGAYSTVQATSDYAAVLADPAVDAVAVATPAGTHLDVALAALRAGKHVLVEKPLAATYEDGLKLVTEAEERGLTLMCDHTYCYTPAVARIRDMVRSGELGEIQFVDSVRINLGLVQKDIDVLWDLAPHDLSVLDFILPENIRPVAVAAHGADPIGAGQSCVAYLTLTLNTGAIAHVHVNWLSPVKVRTTMVGGSKRTLVWDDLNPTQRIAVYDRGVDMTTPQEIGADERRDMLVSYRTGDMVAPAIGEKEALRSMVEEFAAAIRTRRPALTDGWAGLQVLDILEAASRSLEFRGAVVGLRTGR from the coding sequence GTGAAGGAATCAGAGAAGGCACCCGAGAAGGAATCCGAGAGGGACGCCGCGAAGGGTGCGGGGCGCGAGGGCGGGGTCGCAGGTGCGTGGCCGGCCAAGCCGTTAGGCGTCGCCGTCATCGGAGCGGGCTACTGGGGACCCAACCTCGTCCGCAACTTCCAGTCCAGTCCGGGGTTCCGGCTCCGCTGGCTCTGCGATCTGAACGTCGACCGTGCGCGGCAGGTGCTCGGCGCCTATTCCACGGTCCAGGCGACCTCCGACTACGCGGCCGTCCTGGCGGACCCGGCCGTCGACGCGGTCGCCGTCGCCACCCCGGCCGGCACCCACCTCGACGTCGCCCTGGCCGCCCTGCGCGCCGGCAAGCACGTCCTCGTCGAAAAGCCCCTCGCCGCCACGTACGAGGACGGCCTGAAGCTGGTGACCGAGGCCGAGGAGCGCGGCCTCACCCTCATGTGCGACCACACCTACTGCTATACACCGGCGGTGGCCCGCATCCGCGACATGGTCCGCTCCGGTGAACTCGGTGAGATCCAGTTCGTCGACTCGGTCAGGATCAATCTGGGGCTCGTCCAGAAGGACATCGACGTCCTGTGGGACCTGGCCCCCCACGACCTCTCGGTCCTCGACTTCATCCTCCCGGAGAACATCCGGCCCGTCGCCGTCGCCGCGCACGGCGCGGACCCGATCGGCGCCGGCCAGTCCTGCGTGGCCTATCTGACGCTCACGCTCAACACCGGCGCCATCGCCCACGTGCACGTCAACTGGCTCTCCCCGGTGAAGGTCCGCACGACGATGGTCGGCGGCTCCAAGCGCACCCTGGTGTGGGACGACCTCAACCCCACGCAGCGCATCGCGGTCTACGACCGCGGCGTGGACATGACGACCCCGCAGGAGATCGGCGCGGACGAGCGCCGCGACATGCTCGTCTCCTACCGGACCGGGGACATGGTGGCGCCCGCGATCGGCGAGAAGGAGGCCCTGCGCAGCATGGTCGAGGAGTTCGCCGCCGCGATCAGGACGCGGCGGCCGGCGCTGACCGACGGCTGGGCGGGCCTGCAAGTGCTCGACATCCTGGAAGCCGCCTCCCGGAGCCTGGAGTTCCGCGGCGCGGTCGTCGGACTGCGCACCGGGCGCTGA
- a CDS encoding glycosyltransferase family 2 protein: MTSIVIPAHNEGRVIGRLLDALLADGPDSGPDIVVVCNGCTDDTAAVAGARGPRVRVVEIPTPSKHTALRVGDEHARGFPRLYVDADVEFGAAGVRALAGALAASADLLAAAPGRDIPLSGCAWPVRAYYRVWQRLPAVREGLFGRGVIAVSEPGHERIAALPPLMADDLAASLAFGPQERRVVEAARVVVHPPRTWGDLIRRRVRAATSSAELERFQAAEAAGSPEGARAPSARTGTGDLRALLRDRPSLLPGVVVFVVAALAARRGARKAIRTGDFSTWLRDESSRQG, encoded by the coding sequence GTGACCAGCATCGTGATCCCGGCCCACAACGAGGGCCGGGTCATCGGCCGGCTCCTCGACGCGCTCCTGGCCGACGGCCCGGACTCCGGGCCCGACATCGTCGTGGTGTGCAACGGCTGTACGGACGACACCGCCGCGGTGGCGGGCGCGCGGGGCCCCCGCGTCCGCGTGGTGGAGATACCGACTCCCTCCAAGCACACGGCACTTCGGGTCGGGGACGAGCACGCGCGGGGTTTCCCCCGCCTGTACGTGGACGCCGACGTGGAGTTCGGAGCGGCCGGCGTACGGGCGCTGGCCGGCGCCCTCGCCGCCAGTGCGGACCTCCTCGCCGCGGCCCCCGGCCGCGACATCCCGCTCTCCGGGTGCGCCTGGCCGGTCCGGGCGTACTACCGGGTCTGGCAGCGGCTGCCCGCCGTCCGCGAGGGGCTGTTCGGGCGCGGCGTCATCGCGGTGTCCGAGCCGGGGCACGAGCGGATCGCCGCGCTGCCCCCGCTGATGGCCGACGACCTGGCGGCGTCCCTCGCGTTCGGGCCGCAGGAGCGGCGCGTGGTCGAGGCGGCCCGGGTCGTGGTGCATCCGCCGCGCACCTGGGGCGACTTGATCAGGCGGCGCGTCAGGGCGGCGACCTCGTCCGCCGAGCTGGAGCGTTTCCAGGCGGCGGAGGCGGCCGGGAGCCCGGAGGGGGCGCGTGCGCCGTCCGCGCGCACCGGTACGGGCGACCTGCGCGCCCTACTCAGGGACCGGCCGAGCCTGCTCCCCGGGGTCGTCGTGTTCGTCGTGGCGGCCCTCGCCGCCCGCCGGGGAGCCCGCAAGGCCATCCGGACCGGGGACTTCTCCACCTGGCTGCGCGACGAGAGCAGCAGGCAGGGCTGA
- a CDS encoding NAD-dependent epimerase/dehydratase family protein — translation MSSVRGKRILVTGGAGTIGSHVVDLLVDNGAREIVVLDNFVRGRTANLARALQSGVVEVVDGDIRDTTAVRKATEGADLVFHLAAIRITQCAEEPRLANEVLVDGTFNVLEAAVAAGVGKVIASSSASVYGLAETFPTTERHHPYNNDTFYGAAKAFNEGVLRSFHAMYGLDYIALRYFNVYGPRMDIHGLYTEVLIRWMERITAGEPPLILGDGTQTMDFADVRDIARANLLAAESDLTDEVFNVASGTETSLRDLALGLLEAMGAEGMVPEHGPARAVNGVTRRLADTSQASGRLGFTAEIDMRRGLRDLVDWWRAERAADAAAAAAAAAAAAGEAGR, via the coding sequence TTGAGCAGCGTACGAGGCAAGAGGATTCTGGTCACCGGCGGGGCGGGCACGATCGGCTCGCACGTGGTCGACCTGCTGGTGGACAACGGGGCGCGCGAGATCGTGGTGCTCGACAACTTCGTGCGGGGGCGCACCGCCAACCTGGCCCGCGCCCTGCAGAGTGGCGTGGTGGAGGTCGTCGACGGCGACATCCGCGACACGACCGCCGTACGCAAGGCGACCGAGGGCGCCGACCTGGTGTTCCACCTGGCCGCCATCCGGATCACCCAGTGCGCGGAGGAGCCGCGGCTGGCGAACGAGGTGCTCGTCGACGGCACGTTCAACGTGCTGGAGGCCGCGGTCGCCGCCGGGGTGGGCAAGGTGATCGCCTCGTCCTCGGCCTCGGTCTACGGGCTGGCCGAGACCTTCCCGACCACCGAGCGCCACCACCCGTACAACAACGACACCTTCTACGGGGCGGCGAAGGCCTTCAACGAGGGCGTGCTGCGCAGCTTCCACGCCATGTACGGACTGGACTACATCGCGCTGCGCTACTTCAACGTGTACGGGCCCCGGATGGACATCCACGGACTGTACACCGAGGTCCTGATCCGCTGGATGGAGCGGATCACCGCGGGCGAGCCGCCGCTGATCCTCGGCGACGGCACCCAGACCATGGACTTCGCCGACGTACGGGACATCGCGCGGGCCAACCTGCTGGCCGCCGAATCGGACCTGACCGACGAGGTGTTCAACGTCGCGAGCGGAACCGAGACCAGCCTGCGCGACCTGGCCCTCGGACTGCTCGAGGCCATGGGCGCGGAGGGGATGGTGCCGGAGCACGGACCGGCCCGCGCCGTGAACGGGGTCACCCGCCGCCTCGCGGACACCTCGCAGGCCTCGGGGCGGCTCGGCTTCACCGCCGAGATCGACATGCGCCGCGGGCTGCGGGACCTGGTGGACTGGTGGCGGGCCGAGCGCGCGGCGGACGCCGCCGCCGCCGCGGCGGCGGCGGCAGCAGCAGCCGGGGAGGCCGGCCGATGA
- a CDS encoding DegT/DnrJ/EryC1/StrS aminotransferase family protein codes for MSAQVPAPARIPVMIPWLGEEEAQAAADAVLSGWVAQGPRVAEFERAFAERVGAEHGIAVSSCTTALHLALIALELGPGDEVVVPSLSFIATANAVRYVGAHPVFADVEEATGNLTPETVDAVRTPRTRAVLAVHQGGVPADVHALRAACADWGIPLVEDAACGIGATVGGKSVGHGALLAAWSFHPRKVITTGEGGMVTTDDTQWAERLRRLREHGMNVSAAQRHASSKPIAESYLEVGYNYRMTDIQASVGLVQLGKLDAIVARRRELAARYGQLISGIPGLRPVRDPGHGEGNFQSYWVLLAEDFPVGRDELLSVLAGAGISARRGIMASHLEPAYAGHGAAPLPVTERISRDSLILPLFHTMTEDQQDRVVAVLREQAGG; via the coding sequence ATGAGCGCGCAGGTCCCGGCCCCCGCCCGCATCCCCGTCATGATCCCGTGGCTCGGCGAGGAGGAGGCGCAGGCCGCCGCAGACGCGGTGCTCTCCGGCTGGGTCGCCCAGGGCCCCCGGGTCGCCGAGTTCGAGCGGGCCTTCGCCGAGCGGGTGGGCGCCGAGCACGGCATCGCCGTGAGCTCGTGCACCACCGCCCTGCACCTGGCGCTGATCGCGCTGGAGCTCGGGCCGGGCGACGAGGTGGTCGTGCCCTCGCTGTCCTTCATCGCCACCGCCAACGCGGTGCGCTACGTGGGCGCCCACCCGGTGTTCGCGGACGTCGAGGAGGCCACCGGGAACCTGACCCCCGAGACCGTGGACGCCGTACGCACCCCGCGGACCAGGGCGGTGCTCGCCGTCCACCAGGGCGGAGTGCCGGCCGACGTGCACGCACTGCGCGCAGCCTGCGCAGACTGGGGGATCCCGCTGGTGGAGGACGCCGCCTGCGGGATCGGCGCGACCGTGGGCGGCAAGTCGGTCGGCCACGGGGCGCTCCTCGCCGCGTGGTCCTTCCACCCGCGCAAGGTGATCACCACCGGCGAGGGCGGCATGGTGACCACGGACGACACCCAGTGGGCGGAGCGACTGCGCCGGCTGCGCGAACACGGCATGAACGTGTCCGCGGCGCAGCGGCACGCCAGCAGCAAGCCGATCGCCGAGAGCTATCTGGAGGTCGGCTACAACTACCGGATGACCGACATCCAGGCCTCGGTCGGCCTGGTGCAGCTCGGCAAGCTGGACGCGATCGTGGCCCGCCGCCGCGAACTGGCCGCGAGGTACGGCCAGTTGATCTCGGGCATCCCGGGCCTGCGCCCGGTCCGGGACCCCGGTCACGGCGAGGGCAACTTCCAGTCGTACTGGGTGCTGCTGGCCGAGGACTTCCCGGTCGGCCGGGACGAACTGCTCTCGGTGCTGGCCGGGGCCGGGATCTCGGCCCGGCGCGGGATCATGGCCTCGCACCTGGAACCGGCGTACGCCGGACACGGGGCGGCGCCGCTGCCGGTGACCGAGCGGATCAGCCGCGACTCGCTGATCCTGCCGCTGTTCCACACCATGACGGAGGACCAGCAGGACAGGGTGGTCGCGGTGCTGCGCGAACAGGCCGGCGGATGA